A genome region from Deltaproteobacteria bacterium includes the following:
- a CDS encoding helix-turn-helix transcriptional regulator, with amino-acid sequence MITGKKVKEILKSGSFVPAKTLVLVSPGQSLRIIRELQELSQNELANLSGLPQSTISGMESGRINIGVERAKVLAKALRIHPAVIVFPGWESEKAS; translated from the coding sequence ATGATTACAGGAAAAAAGGTTAAAGAAATTTTGAAGAGTGGTTCATTTGTTCCCGCGAAGACTCTTGTCTTGGTGAGCCCCGGCCAATCTCTGCGAATTATACGAGAGCTTCAAGAGCTTTCTCAAAATGAACTGGCAAACCTCAGTGGGCTTCCACAGTCCACAATTTCTGGTATGGAATCTGGAAGAATCAATATCGGCGTAGAACGAGCAAAAGTTTTAGCAAAAGCCCTGCGCATTCACCCTGCGGTCATTGTATTTCCTGGCTGGGAAAGTGAAAAGGCGTCATAA